The genomic DNA TTATATATAAAGTAATTGCGTAGCTGAGCTGGTTGAAACTTATGGTTATGCCATTAAGTTTAGGGATTATAATTTTTGATTTTTTTGAGGCCCGTTGGTCAAGCGGTTAAGACACCTCCCTTTCACGGAGGTAACAGGGGTTCGATTCCCCTACGGGTCATAGTATGGAGGCTTAGCTCAGCTGGGAGAGCATCTGCCTTACAAGCAGAGGGTCGGGGGTTCGAGCCCCTCAGCCTCCACCATTTATATTCTTAAAAGTAATCCATTTTTACTGTCGCGGGGTGGAGCAGTTCGGTAGCTCGTCGGGCTCATAACCCGAAGGTCACAGGTTCAAATCCTGTCCCCGCAATTGATTTTCCTTAGGAATATCTATGGAACTGTGGTGTAGAGGCCTAACATGCCTGCCTGTCACGCAGGAGATCGCGGGTTCGAATCCCGTCAGTTCCGCCATTTTATGAAATATATGACTGGCATTTTGTGTATTCTATATATAATGTGAGTTTGTATATTATAGCTATATAACAAAATATGGCTCGGTAGCTCAGTCGGTAGAGCAGAGGACTGAAAATCCTCGTGTCGGCGGTTCGATTCCGTCCCGAGCCACCTTTCAAGTGGGAATGAGTAATGTGCCGGTGTAGCTCAACTGGTAGAGCAACTGACTTGTAATCAGTAGGTTGGGGGTTCAAGTCCTCTCGCCGGCACCATTTTGGAGGATTAGCGAAGTGGCCAAACGCATCAGACTGTAAATCTGCTCCCTTACGGGTTCGGTGGTTCGAATCCATCATCCTCCACCAGTCTTTTCATAATCATATGGCGGTCGTGGCGAAGTGGTTAACGCACCGGACTGTGACTCCGGCATTCGTGGGTTCAAGCCCCATCGGCCGCCCTTTATTTTCTTTTAATGGGGATTAGCCAAGCGGTAAGGCAACGGACTTTGACTCCGTCATGCATAGGTTCAAATCCTATATCCCCAGCCATTTAAGAGCCATTAGCTCAGTTGGTAGAGCACCTGACTTTTAATCAGGGTGTCGAAGGTTCGAGTCCTTCATGGCTCACCATTTATATTTATTTTGCGGTCGTGGCGGAATTGGCAGACGCGCACGGTTCAGGTCCGTGTGGGCTAACCCCCGTGGAGGTTCGAGTCCTCTCGACCGCACCATATTTTGCGGACGTGGCTCAGCGGTAGAGCATCGCCTTGCCAAGGCGAGGGTCGCGGGTTCGATTCCCGTCGTCCGCTCCATTATCCATTCGGCGCTATAGCCAAGTGGTAAGACAAAGCTTTGCAAAAGCTTCACTCCCCAGTCAAATCTGGTGGCATCTTTACTACTCATTATGGATTACATTATGCGCCCTTAGCTCAGCTGGATAGAGCGTTTGACTACGAATCAAAAGGCCGGGAGTTCGAATCTCTCAGGGCGCGCCATTTTCTTAAAAAATGTATAATATCGGGATGTAGCTCAGCTTGGTAGAGCACCTGGTTTGGGACCAGGGGGTCGCATGTTCAAATCGTGTCATCCCGATACTGTTTTGCGGGTGTAGTTCAATGGTAGAACTCCAGCCTTCCAAGCTGGTAGCGTGGGTTCGATTCCCATCACCCGCTTTTTGCTATAGCGGATTCTTGTTGCCTCAGTGGTGACACCTTATAAATAAAGAGAGCCTGTCTGGGGACAGCGCTCTCTCTTTTTTTATGCTGCTGTATCTTTACACAGGAATGGTCAGTTGGATGGAGGTCCCCTGTTCCGGTGAAGAGGTTACGCTCATCCATCCTCCTACTCCTCTGGCTCGTTCCTCCATGCTGAACAGTCCTACGCCTTCCCCTTGGGATTGCTCGGAGAATCCGATACCTTCATCCCAAATAGTCACTTGTATGGCCTCACTCTGATCCTCTACATTGACATGTGCCTCTGCTACGTCCGCATACTTGGCTACATTCGTTAAAGCTTCCTGTACAATCCGATAAATGGCTATTTCTTTGCGGATATCAAGGCGTTTACGCATATTACATTGAAAATGTACCTCAATTCCATAATGAGAACAATAGTTTTCAATATAGGTCCGTATGGCCGGTACGACGCCCAAATCATCCAGAACCGACGGACGAAGTTCCCATGCCAGACCGCGGACATCCTTAATAATGTCAGTCACCTGTGAACGCAGCTTTTCCAGAGCAGGACTAGGCTGTTCAGCAAGCTGGCTATCCAGTTGAATAATCAGCGCAAACAAGCTTTGCCCAATTCCATCGTGAAGCTCTCTTGAGAAACGCTTTCGCTCTTCCTCCTGTATTTGCATCACTTGCGTCATCATCGTCTGAAGCTCAGCCTCTACTTTTTTTAGTTTGGTTACCTCATTACGGATCGCCAAATACTGATAGGGCTTACCTTCTTCGTCCATGGACGGAACGATGGTGGTATTCACCCAATAGTAGGTGTTGTCTTTGGCCCGATTACGTATTTCTCCCTGCCATACCTCGCCTGAACGAATTGTGGTCCACAGGTTTTTCATAAAGGCAGGGGTATGATAGCCCGAATTAATGAGGCGATGATCCCGACCGATCAGCTCTTCACGACTGTATTGCGAAATCTCGCAGAACTTGTCGTTGACGTACTGAATAATGCCCCGGTGATCGGTCAAAGCAACGATAGAGGACGTATCCAACGCAAATTTCAGATTGGATAGCTGGTGAAGTGAGTTACGCAGTGCATGGAGAAAAGGGGATTCCGGTATATGTGCTTCCAAATCATCCAGCAGCTTATCTGCCGACTCGCCAAAAGCATGCTGGAGCAAAGGATTAGAAGGTTCATTCATAATGCAGCAGCCCCTTTTTTAGTGCAAATTTGACCAGCTCGGGCCGTGTTTTCAGGTTAAGCTTTTCCATCAGGTTACTTTTGTGGGATTCAACAGTTTTGACGCTGATCACCAGGCGCTCGGCAATTTCCTTGTTTGCGTATCCCTTGGCTACCCACGAAAGGATTTCCTTTTCACGTTCAGAAAGGGACTCATACGGGCCGGCTATGCCTTCCTTTTTGATCTTATCCAGATATTCACTCATTAGCCGTTTGGTTGCATTCGGGTACAGATAGGCGCTACCTTCAGCCACAGACTGAATGGCAGCAAGTAATTCCTCGTGAGGTGCGCTTTTTAAAATATATCCAGAAGCTCCGGCCTGAATGGCTCGGAACAGATATTCTTCATCGTCATGCATCGTTAAAATAAGCACTTCCGTATCGGGCAACTGTTTTTTCAATTCAGTAGTTGCCGTAAGACCGTCTTTGCCAGGCGGCATACTAAAATCCATGAGCACGACATTGGGCTGTAACTCTATCGCTTTGCGAATCGCTTCATCTCCGTCCGCTGCATCTCCTACCACCTTAATGCCGTGTTTGCCGTCCAATAGGGCCATAAGGCCGGAACGTACGACTACATGATCATCCACTACAAGTATACGAATCAATTTGTCATCCCCTCGAACGGTAGAACCGTACGTTTTATCATCATCATAGCAAATTTTAGGGATTCCAATCAACATAGACAGTTAGGTACAGTTATATTTCGTAATATCTACGTCTCATTTTCTATAAAAATGCCATTAATCTCATAGAATAAGAGTGTGGGCACATAGCTGACCAAGCTGTTCGGCGACTTGTGTGGCCCGTGAGACGTCGGAATCGGTGAACACTCTCACATCACGATTACCGAGAAGCAATACACCGTTCGGCAGATCCCCTGTGCTGGAAAAGGGAATAGCCACAGCAGAGTGAAGCTGCTCCGCCAGCATTAACGCACATTCCTGACGCAGACGTATGCTACCAGACAGCAAAGCACTTACGGTCACGGTACGCCCCAAACGAACAGCCATCCCGGCAATGCCATGTCCTACCTTAAAAGAAATACGCCGATAGCGTTCGCTGCGGCTGCCGGAGGCATAATACCATTGCAAGCTACCGCCCGGCTTGGACATGAGCGCAAGTGCTGTGAGATCCACGTAGATATGATCCCTCAACTGATCCAGTGTTTTGCGCATTTCATCCGTTATTTCTAGCATAGAAGACACATCCTTTTTCGTAACAAAACTGTAGCTCTAACTTATTGTAGTTCCAGCAGTTAAAAAAGTAAGTCAGGGAACCCCCTGATCTATAGGTACAGGAAACACTGACTTTTGAACATGCGGGGGAAGGAGTAGGTGGAACGCCGATAAATGAGGCTCTGCTCGATGGCGGGAGTGATATTTGTCACAGCGAATCAGGGAGTAGGAAGCTGTAAAATCAGGTGTTCTCCTGATAACAACTGATGCGTCAAAACATTATGATATAGATATCAGGTAAACACGAGGAGGACAACAACATGCAAGCCACTTGTACGGAACGGTTTGGGAATGAAGTGGAACGCACGGGAATTCAGCTTTTTTTGACTGAGGAACATTTTGGGCTGCTGAAGGATATCATGTCCTGGAAAAAGGTAAAGGCGGGAATTACGCTTTTTAGAGAGGGCGAAGAATCGGAGCAGCTATATTATATACATTCGGGGCATGTTAAGCTTCGCAAGTCGACAGAAGACGGAAAAGAATTGATATTGACCATTCAGCATCAAGGTGACTTGATTGGGGAATTCAGCGGGATAGATGGAGAAGAGTATAGCTGCACTGCAGAAACAGCCGATGCCTGTGAGTTGGGCGTCGTGCGTGTTCAGGATCTGGAATCGCTTCTGACCAAAAATGGAGCGATGGGGCTTCAATTCATTCAGTGGATGGCTATGAAGCAACGAATTATGCAATCACGGTTTCGGGATTTGCTGCTGTATGGTAAAACAGGTGCATTAGCCTCTACGCTAATCCGGGCGAGCAACACTTGTGGTGTAGCAGTGAAGGATGGCATTTTACTAAATATGAAGCTGAGTCACTCCGAGCTGGGCGAAATGATTGGAGCGACACGGGAGAGTGTGAATCGGATGCTAAGCACGTTGAAGGAGCAGGGTACGCTTGATACGCGGGATGGCAAAATAGTCATTCATGACCTCAAGGTGCTGCGCACGATGTGCTGCTGCCCTTCGTACGGCCAATGCGCGCATGAAATTTGCCGACTCTAAAAATATGAACATAAATAAGGCGGAATCCCTGAGGATCCGCCTTATTTATGTCTTCTGACAATCTGCAGTCATACATTATCAATATTTTGCATAATTCGATTCCGAACGCTTAAAGGCACAATATATAGACGAACTCAATCATTTCGATCTTTATATTGCTGATATGGAATCGCTCCTGGAATTTATGCAAAATGCTCCATTTATAATATAAAAAAAGCTAACCAACGCCGTATAGCGGTCAATTAGCTGGGGAGTCGATTATTGATCTATTTCAACCTGTTCTGTCTGGAGGACACTTAAGGCTTGAAGTTTACGTGTAATTTCCTTTTGCCACTTTACATCTCCGACTTGTACCGCAAGATTGAGAAGATCCAAATAATCATCAATATGCAGGGAGGTTCTACTAAAAGCTTCTTTCACTGCGGTCCTGCCTCCTTTGGAGTCCAAATATATTTTTCTTTTAATAATGAGAATCATTATCACTAATTGAACTTATTTATATTATGCCTGTGTTCGAGATAAATTGCAAGTTATGATATGAATGAATTTTGAAGCGTACGAATGAGGGCTTGAAAAAACAAACCCTTCTCCTTAAGTTCACACATTGTTCACTTCTTTTCTATAGAACATAATGAAAAGAACAAACGGGTATTGAGTATTCACCGAAGGAGACATTCGCACAAAGCTTCAACAAGAGGAGGAAAAGGAGTATGGGCAGAACAAAAATGAAAGCGCTATCTATTTTGGTGACAAGCGCCTTGGCATTGACGCTGACAGCTTGTAATAACGGACAGAGCGCAAGTTCGGGGGACTCAGGAAGCAAGGGGGGAGACGCGGTAAGTAAAGAAGTGACAATCACCTTCCAGAACATTAATCCTGATCCTAGCACTCCTTCCTACAAAATGATAAAGGAAATTGTAAGTCAATATGAGCAGAATCATTCGAATGTCAAAATTGAGCTGGATTCGCTGAATACAGATCAACAAAAGTTAAAGCTCAAAACACAGGCAGCGGCGAAGGAAGTTCCAGATATTACGATTGTAAATCCGGCCGCACAGATGAAGCCCTTCGTGGATGCCGGGCTGCTGGCTCCACTGAACGATGTGGCGGATAAAGATGGCTTAAAGAATACATTTCAGGATGGACTGCTCGATTATTATAGTTTCGATAATAAGCTGTATGCTTTTCCAGACGGCAACAATATAGAAGTGGTGTTTTACAATAAAGAGCTGTTCAAGCAGGTGGGAATTCAAAAGCTGCCGACCACCTTTGATGAGCTGATCACTGCGGTCAAGGCGCTGAAGGGAAAGGGGATTACCCCGATTGCGATTGGGGAAAAGGATTCGTGGACCGGATCACTCCTTTTCATGAATATTTTGCTGCGTACGAATGAAGGACCGAATTTCCTCAAGGATGTGCTGGACGGCAAAAAAACGTTTAATGATCCGGCCTTTGTGGAGGCGGTGGATGCATTTCAGGAACTGGTGCAGGCAGGGGCTTTCCCGGATGGAGCTACGTCCATTGACTATAATGCGGGCGGCAATATTTTTAAAACAGGAAAAGCTGCGATGTATATCATGGGCACTTGGGAAACAGGATCTATAGATGCCTCTTCGGTAGCAGGCAAGGTGGGCGCGTTCCAATTCCCGACGGTGAATGGCAAGGGAGATGTGAATGAGTATGTGATTGCGCCGGGCAGTGCGTTTGCGGTATCGGCGAACAGTGAGCATTTGCAGGAGACAAAGGATTTTCTGCACTATTTTATTACAGAGATGCCGAAGATCCAGTTTGATCTGAAAAATGCGATTGGCAGCGGTCAGAAAATGAAAGGTGATTTGAAGGAAGCGGGCTACTCCGAGCTGGCGATTAACCTCAATGAGCTGTTCAAAAATGTGAAAGGCGGCGACCTCGCATTTGATAATACGATGAATCCAGCTATCGCGCAGGCGCATCTGAGCAGTATTCAAAACCTGTTCGTGCAAAAAGAAGACTCTGCACAGGTTGCCAAGGAGCATCAGAGCGCTTTTGAAGCGAACAAATAAGTGAGGATTCTGCAAAAATCCAATAAGCGATTTCCAACGAACAATATATAGATCGAAATGGCCTAGTTCGTCTAATATTGCACTTTGGAGCGACTGGAATCGGATTTTGCAAAATCCTGAAGTTGTAGCTTAACAGGGGAGGGACACATCAGTTCCTTCCCTAATTTGGGATAACCATGAGCTGCGCATCTTTAGAAGATGTTCAGAAAAAACATAAAGGAGATGGGAGCATGAATGTATTGAAGGTGCCGGCACGCACCATTGCCGTATTTGTGCTGCCCTGCCTGCTGCTGTACACCTGTATGGTGTTTGTTCCGATTCTGGTGTCGGTGTACTGTGGACTGCTGGATTGGAACGGAATATCTGAGGCAAAGTTTGTGGGGCTGGCGAATTTCGAGCGAATTTTTACAGCCGATCCGGTGTTCTGGCCGTCTGTGAAGCGGACGATGATGTTCGCTGTGTTTTCCATGCTGGAAATTCCGTTCTGCCTGCTGCTGGCTATTTTGCTTAATCGCTATGTGCGTAAGGCGAATACGCTGGTTACGATGTATTTTCTGCCGGTCATTCTGTCGGTGGTTATTATCGGGCAGCTGTGGAAGACGATTTATAATCCGGCCTCGATGGGTGGGATGCTGAACGGTATTTTGATGTCGGTCGGGCTGGAAGGCTGGACACGCTCATGGCTGACAGAACCGCAGATTGCTATGTACGCTCTCTATTTTGTATCGTTGTGGCAGTATTTTGGCTATCATCTGCTGATTCAGTTTACCGGGGTGCAAAATATTCCGAATGAACTGTACGAGGCAGCCAAAATGGATGGAGCTGTAGGGTTTAAAGCAGACCGTTATATTACGCTGCCGCTCATTGTGCCTATTTTCAAAATATCCATTGTATTGGCCTTTATCGGTTCTTTGCAATCGTTTGATCTGATCTGGGTGATGACGGGTGGAGGGCCTGCTCATGCAACGGATACGGTGTCTACGTATATGTACAACATGTCCTTTTTGTCCATGAAATATGGATATGGCAGCGCATTGGCTTCGTTTCTCGTGATTATCTGTTTGTCATTTACAATTGTGATAAATTTTGTTTTCAAACGAATCGAAAATAAGGTAAGCTAAGGGGGATGAAGCTGTGAACACCATGAAAAAAACATGGGTCTTTTCCTTGCTGGCGGTTTTGATTGTCACGCAGCTGTACCCACTCTTCTGGCTGCTGACCTATTCGTTGAAGACGAATGAAGAAATTTTGAGTGCAAGCTTCTTTGCCCTCCCTCAAGTGCCCCAGTGGCACAACTATCAGGAAGCTTATGAATCAGGGAGCTACTTGCGCTATTTGGGAAACAGTGTGCTGGTGACCGGGGTTACGATGCTATTCGTCATTTTGCTAAGCTCGATGACTGCTTATGCGATTACGCGTTTTCGCTGGCGCTTCGGGGCTGCTGTGCTGACCTTGTTTCTGATTGGAATGATGATTCCGATGCAGGCAACGCTGCTGCCGCTGATGGTGATGTTCAAAAACATCAACATTCTCAATACGTATTTCTCGCTAATTTTACCCTACATTGCTTTTCAGACACCGATTGCGGTTTTCATCCTGTCCGGCTTTATGCGGTCCATTCCCCACGAGATTGAAGAATCCGCTTACATTGATGGAGCGAGTATTTTTCGTATTTTTCGCAGTGTGATCTTACCCATCTCCATTCCGCCGATGATGACGGTATGTATTTTGACCTTTATTAATATCTGGAATGAATACATTATGGCTGCCACCTTTATCTCGTCCGAGAAGCTCAAAACACTCCCTTTCGGTGTCTATACATTCGTCAGCCAGTATTCTGTGAATTACGGCAATATTGGCGCTTTTCTGGTCATGGGGGCCTTACCGGTTATTATTATTTATTTTACCTTGTCCGAAAAGATTACCAAGGGCATGGTAGCGGGGGCGGTTAAAGGGTAGGCGAGCGATTCGAAAGGAGCGCACGGAGGTATGATGCGCCGTTTTCAGTCTATTCACCACCGCTTGTTTATTCTTTTCCTGTTGAGCATGTCCGGTATTGTGCTGGCGATTAGTCTGTTATTTTATAACCGTACTACAGTACAGTACCATGATAAGGTCAGCGAGCTGGCACGTAAAAATGTTTCCCAAACGGCAGGACTGTTCGAACTGCTGCTCAGCAGCTATAACAGTCTGTCCAAATCGATCAGCAACAATATGGATTTGGTTCGTCTGCTAACGACGGATATCGGGGATTTACCCGCCGTCAATTACATCAATGAACGTACAATTACCAATATTCTGGGAGCTATCTATTACTCGCGGGAGGACCTGATTGGCATTCATGTCATCACAGACACAGGCAAGGTATATAACTACGGGAATTATATGAATGTTATTGATGCCGATTACGAACACACTGAATGGTATAAGGAAATTCGAAAGTCAGCGGGCAAAATCGCGTGGCTGGGCGTTTATCCTCACTCTGTCATTGACCAGGTGGAAACCAGACCCGTGTTTGCGTTCGGGCGCCAGCTCTATGATCTGGATGAGCATAAGCCGATTGGTATCGTCCTGTTTGAAGCTGAACCGCGCTCTGTTCTGTCCGCACTCCATAATTTGCGGCTGGGTACCAATAGTCAGGTATATCTGGTAGGCCATAAAAATCGGATTGTGTCGGCTACTTCCTCTGAACCGCCACCGGATCTGCAAAGTCTGGAGCAGCAGGTACCTGAGGAGGATGTCATTGTAAACCGGAGTAATGAGAAGGTTGTAATCGCTTCCAAGTTGCCGTTTGCCGATTGGTCGGTCATTAGTGTGACCCCCAGCGGGGATTTGAACGTGGAGCTGGTGCAAAATCAAAGGTATTTGCTCATCGTGGTGCCTGTACTCATTATTTTATCCGCGCTGATTGCTTCCATCGTCTCCAGACGTATTTCGCTTCCGCTGAAGCGGGTCATTCGGGAAATGAAACGGGTAGAGACGGGGAATTTCCGCCATACGGTGGAGATTGAATCGTATGAGGAAATCAACCAACTGGCGACATCCTTCAACCATATGGTAAGACGGATTGCGGAGCTGATCGAGCTGGTTCGCATATCATCGGTCAGTGAAAAAAATGCCGAGCTGCATGCGCTCCAGACCCAGGTAAATCCCCATTTTCTGTATAATACGCTGGATATGATCTATTGGATGCTGGATGAAAAGGGGCAGGATCAACTCGGGGAAGTGGTGCTTTCCTTATCCCATATGTTCCGCTACAGCAGTCATTGGGAGGAAGGGACCGATGTCAGTCTGCGTGAAGAAGTGGAGCAGATCGGGCATTACCTCACGATTATTCAGGCACGGCTGGAAGGCAGGGTATCCGTAGATATCAGTATTGATGAGCGCTGGATGGGTATTCGTTTGCCGAAAATGACCTTACAACCGTTGATTGAAAATGCGGTCAAGCACGGATTGGAACCTCTTCATGCGAATACAGGCGGCAAGCTGCTCGTCAGGGCAGAGGAATATGACGGTGTTTTAAGCCTGCATATTATGGATAACGGCGGAGGTATGGAGTACGAACGATGGGAGGTGGTTCAGGTTGCTTTGGCAGAACCCGGCAAGCAGACGGGCAGCGGGCAGGCGGGAGGCATCGGCCTGCAAAACCTAAATTTACGGCTACGGCACATGTTCGGAGAAGAGTACGGCCTACGGATCTCTAGCGCACCTGGGGCCGGAACGACAGCCACTGTAAGTGTGCCTCTGCCACAGAAGGAGGAGAAACATGAATATTCTGATAGCTGACGATGAAAGTATGATTCGGCAGGGGATTCGGCGCACCATTGGCCAGGCTCTGCCAGCCTGCGGCATTCATCTCGCTGCTTCCACCGAGGAAGCAGCAGGCATTCTGGCGGAGCATCCCGTGGATATTGTATTGACCGATATTCTGATGCCCGGTATGGATGGTCTGGAATTCATGCGCATTTCCAAGCGAAAGCATCCTCACCTACAGTGGGTTGTTATTTCGGCCCATTCTGACTTCCAATATGCACAAAGAGCAGTAAAGCTGGGTGCCAAAGACTACCTGTTAAAGCCGATCGGCAAAAAAAAGCTGCTGGAATGCATTGAAATGCTGGCGGCCGAAGCACTTGTCGCTTCACAGCAGGCGAACGAGGGCAGGCTTCTCAAGTCCAATATGGTCTATTTGCGTGAAGCTGTTTTTCAACGCTATGCACTTGGACTGGATACTGGGAAGCTCGATATACAGCCGTTTGTGGAAAATTATCCGGAGTTTCATCTCTTCATGGTTCGTATGGAGCCTGATCACAAGCAGACGCACCTGGAGCATTTTATGATTGAAAATGTACTATCCGAGCTGATTGAGGCAGGCGGCAGTGGCTTTGTCGTCAGTCTCGACCGCCATAGCCTGCTGGGCATTGCACGGCTGCGGGATGAGGCAGAGGCGGCACGGCTGGAAACGTTGCTCGAATCCCACTTGAAGCGTTATGTGAAGGTACCGTTACAAATTACGCGTTCGGGGGTTCACCACAATTTTGCGTCCATTCCCGAAGAAGTGGCACGGCTAAGACGAACGCCCGAGGAGATTGCAGCCGCGGCAGTGGACGCCGGAGAATGTCTGCGCAAAGGCATGCATACGGTGGATGTGGCGTTGCAATATATTCGGTCGCATTTTACAGAGGAATTGTCGTTGGAGAAGGTGGCTTCGGTCGTCTTTTTGAATCCGGTGTATTTCAGTCAGTTGTTCAAGCAAAAAACCGGACAAGGCTACAAGGATTACGTTATTTGCTTGCGAATGGAGGAGGCAAAGCGGCTGCTCAGTGATCCTCATCTTCGGCTGGCTGATATTTCCGAGCGGATTGGCTATCAGGACATGCGGCATTTTACACAGGTATTCCGGCGCAAATGTGGAATGACTCCGACCGAGTATCGGCATCAGGGTAAGACGGTATCAACGAAGGAATGAAAGAGGTGCGTCCAGCATAAGGCTGTTTCATGAGTAGAGCTGTAGAGCATCTACTCGGGAGCAGTCTTTTTCGTGTGTCCAGCTTGGAGCTGTTCAACCAATTTGCGAGCCGCATTGGATAAATAACGATCCTTGCGCCATACGACGGCAGGCCGGGTAAAGGGAAACGGCTCCTTAATGGAGAGCGTGCGAAATCTGTCCCCATATTCTTGTCCCAAGCCAGCGTCTGGAATGATGGTAATCCCCATGCCTGTGGATACGAGCGAGAGAATAGTCGATATTTCAGGACAGTCCAGTACGACGCGCGGAGTAAGATGGTGTTCCTGAAATTTGCGGATGACGGTTTCGTATAGCCCGTGTCCTTCTGTTCGGCGTCCCAACAAGAGGTCATAGCTGGCTGCTTCCTGTAACGTAATTTCACCACTCGGATGGCGATCTGCCCATTCACATGGAAGTACTGCAACAAAAGAAACGCCCTCCAGTTCAATCGTATGGTACGAGTTGTCGTTTACCGGAAGCAGCAGCAGAGCCAGATCGACTTTATTTTGATGCAGCAGTTCCTCCAGATGATGTGTGTCTCCGTGTCCTATTTTAACGTATACCTCCGGATAATTCTGATGAAAGCGTCTGAGTTGTTCGGTAATCAGAGACATGCAGGCCGATGAAGTGCCTATGGACAGGGTGCCGGTTACGTTGCTTTCGAACTCTCCAATTTCTCTACAGGTATCCTCCATTTCAGCCAGTAATCGTTTGGCGCGGGTGTATAGTGCATATCCGGCCTCGGTGACCTCCCACTTCTTTCCTTCCCGGTAAATCAGCTTTACCCCAAGCTCGTCCTCCATATTTTTGAGCTGCTGACTCAGCGGAGGCTGGGCCATGTTGAGCGTGCGTGCAGCTTTGGTGATTTGCCCTTCCTCCACAATGACGCAAAAGTAATGCAGATGCTTCATATCCATTGGGGGTTTCCACCTCATTTCTGAACAACGCTTCGATTTGAATACTTTTAAAGTATGCATTACATATATTATATATATTTTTCGTGTGCAAGGAACAGGCGTATAATTTTTGACAGTGATGCATTGGTGAACATACAACGATGGGGTGGAAGGAGGGGACATATGAAGAAAATCATTGTAGGAATATCGGGAGCGACAGGGTCGATCTTCGGTATCCGTATATTGCAACAATTACGGGAGGCCGCAGTGGAGAGCCATCTGGTGTTATCCCCGTGGGCTATTGCGAACATTCCCTATGAGACAGGCTACACGGTGAAGGAAGTGGAGGCCATGGCGGATGCAGTTTATTCGTATAAGGATCAGGCTGCGCGTATTTCCAGCGGCTC from Paenibacillus sp. FSL R10-2782 includes the following:
- a CDS encoding response regulator, which encodes MNILIADDESMIRQGIRRTIGQALPACGIHLAASTEEAAGILAEHPVDIVLTDILMPGMDGLEFMRISKRKHPHLQWVVISAHSDFQYAQRAVKLGAKDYLLKPIGKKKLLECIEMLAAEALVASQQANEGRLLKSNMVYLREAVFQRYALGLDTGKLDIQPFVENYPEFHLFMVRMEPDHKQTHLEHFMIENVLSELIEAGGSGFVVSLDRHSLLGIARLRDEAEAARLETLLESHLKRYVKVPLQITRSGVHHNFASIPEEVARLRRTPEEIAAAAVDAGECLRKGMHTVDVALQYIRSHFTEELSLEKVASVVFLNPVYFSQLFKQKTGQGYKDYVICLRMEEAKRLLSDPHLRLADISERIGYQDMRHFTQVFRRKCGMTPTEYRHQGKTVSTKE
- a CDS encoding LysR family transcriptional regulator, with amino-acid sequence MDMKHLHYFCVIVEEGQITKAARTLNMAQPPLSQQLKNMEDELGVKLIYREGKKWEVTEAGYALYTRAKRLLAEMEDTCREIGEFESNVTGTLSIGTSSACMSLITEQLRRFHQNYPEVYVKIGHGDTHHLEELLHQNKVDLALLLLPVNDNSYHTIELEGVSFVAVLPCEWADRHPSGEITLQEAASYDLLLGRRTEGHGLYETVIRKFQEHHLTPRVVLDCPEISTILSLVSTGMGITIIPDAGLGQEYGDRFRTLSIKEPFPFTRPAVVWRKDRYLSNAARKLVEQLQAGHTKKTAPE
- a CDS encoding sensor histidine kinase is translated as MMRRFQSIHHRLFILFLLSMSGIVLAISLLFYNRTTVQYHDKVSELARKNVSQTAGLFELLLSSYNSLSKSISNNMDLVRLLTTDIGDLPAVNYINERTITNILGAIYYSREDLIGIHVITDTGKVYNYGNYMNVIDADYEHTEWYKEIRKSAGKIAWLGVYPHSVIDQVETRPVFAFGRQLYDLDEHKPIGIVLFEAEPRSVLSALHNLRLGTNSQVYLVGHKNRIVSATSSEPPPDLQSLEQQVPEEDVIVNRSNEKVVIASKLPFADWSVISVTPSGDLNVELVQNQRYLLIVVPVLIILSALIASIVSRRISLPLKRVIREMKRVETGNFRHTVEIESYEEINQLATSFNHMVRRIAELIELVRISSVSEKNAELHALQTQVNPHFLYNTLDMIYWMLDEKGQDQLGEVVLSLSHMFRYSSHWEEGTDVSLREEVEQIGHYLTIIQARLEGRVSVDISIDERWMGIRLPKMTLQPLIENAVKHGLEPLHANTGGKLLVRAEEYDGVLSLHIMDNGGGMEYERWEVVQVALAEPGKQTGSGQAGGIGLQNLNLRLRHMFGEEYGLRISSAPGAGTTATVSVPLPQKEEKHEYSDS